In Neorhizobium galegae, the following proteins share a genomic window:
- a CDS encoding SCO family protein, producing MKSFRIVLWIAVVALAGVLVALTLTLTRSKQQLAEGPFGVPFQLVAQNGQPITEKAFQDKPTALFFGFTHCPEVCPTTLFELNGWLHKVDPDGTKLNGYFVSIDPERDSPELLGQYVSNVTDRVKGISGPPAKVQEMAKGFKVYFKKVPVDEKDPNGDYTMDHTASVFLLDDGGRFAGTIAYGENPDVAVKKLENLIKG from the coding sequence ATGAAGAGCTTCCGAATTGTTCTGTGGATCGCCGTCGTTGCGTTGGCGGGCGTGCTGGTGGCGCTGACGCTGACATTGACGCGTTCGAAACAGCAGCTTGCCGAGGGGCCGTTCGGGGTACCGTTCCAGCTCGTCGCCCAGAACGGCCAACCGATCACCGAAAAGGCCTTCCAGGACAAGCCGACGGCGCTGTTTTTCGGCTTCACCCATTGCCCGGAAGTCTGCCCCACGACGCTTTTCGAGCTCAACGGTTGGCTGCACAAGGTCGATCCGGACGGCACCAAACTCAACGGCTATTTCGTCAGCATCGATCCGGAGCGCGACAGTCCCGAACTGCTCGGCCAGTACGTCTCCAATGTCACCGACCGGGTGAAGGGCATTTCCGGTCCGCCGGCCAAGGTCCAGGAGATGGCCAAGGGTTTCAAGGTCTATTTCAAGAAAGTGCCGGTCGACGAGAAGGATCCGAACGGCGACTACACCATGGATCACACGGCCTCGGTGTTCCTGCTCGACGATGGCGGACGCTTCGCCGGCACCATTGCGTA